A window of Rufibacter sp. LB8 contains these coding sequences:
- a CDS encoding PadR family transcriptional regulator gives MKVENTQVQMRKGILEYCILEIIARGEVYASDMLEELTAAKMIVVEGTLYPLLTRLKNAGLLDYAWVESTSGPPRKYYKLTPIGTEFLEQLRLTWLELVDSTTFIINRKKSN, from the coding sequence ATGAAAGTAGAAAACACACAAGTGCAGATGCGGAAAGGGATTCTGGAGTACTGCATTCTGGAAATCATTGCCCGCGGCGAAGTATATGCCTCTGATATGCTGGAGGAACTCACGGCCGCCAAGATGATAGTAGTGGAGGGGACGCTCTACCCATTGCTGACCAGACTGAAGAACGCCGGCCTCTTAGATTATGCCTGGGTTGAATCAACCTCTGGGCCACCCCGCAAATACTACAAACTCACGCCCATTGGCACTGAGTTCTTAGAGCAACTCCGCCTCACCTGGCTAGAGTTGGTAGATTCCACCACGTTCATCATCAACCGCAAGAAATCCAACTAG
- a CDS encoding exo-beta-N-acetylmuramidase NamZ domain-containing protein, translating to MISPFLRTAAFCVVLASCKQTASVPASSAAPAAATTTAAKAPKQTTLLTGAQQTELYLPYLQGKRVAMVVNQTSTIGKTHLVDTLLSHGVKITVIFAPEHGFRGDADAGAHISNSVDAKTNLPILSLYGSNKKPKPEQLKDVDVVLFDIQDVGVRFYTYSSTMHYVMEACAELNKPMLLLDRPNPIGYLIDGPMLKPEFKSFVGMNTIPISHGLTLAEYAKMINGEKWLKNGVQAEVKSILVKNYDRKKFYSLPIKPSPNLPIDQSIKLYPFLCLFEGTTVSQGRGTQMPFQVIGAPYYPDKSFSFTPVPIPGMSMEPPYKNQICYGKDLRNLDLKEPFTLSYLLDFYQASGQKEKFFNNFFKSLAGTDELQKQIMAGMTEKQIRDSWKPGLDAYKKMRKQYLLYPDTN from the coding sequence ATGATTTCACCCTTCCTCCGTACGGCGGCTTTCTGTGTGGTCCTGGCCTCTTGCAAGCAAACCGCCAGTGTTCCTGCCTCCAGCGCTGCTCCTGCGGCAGCCACAACAACTGCAGCCAAAGCCCCCAAACAAACTACCCTGCTAACGGGCGCACAACAGACAGAGTTGTATTTGCCGTACCTGCAAGGCAAGCGTGTGGCTATGGTGGTGAACCAAACCTCCACCATCGGCAAGACCCACCTGGTAGATACCTTGCTGAGCCACGGCGTAAAAATCACGGTCATCTTCGCGCCGGAGCACGGGTTCAGGGGAGATGCCGATGCGGGTGCGCACATCAGTAACAGCGTAGATGCCAAAACCAACTTGCCCATTCTGTCACTCTACGGCAGCAACAAAAAACCGAAGCCCGAGCAGTTGAAAGACGTGGACGTGGTCTTGTTTGACATTCAGGACGTGGGCGTTCGCTTTTACACTTACAGCAGCACCATGCACTACGTGATGGAAGCCTGCGCCGAACTCAACAAGCCCATGCTTTTACTGGACCGGCCCAACCCGATTGGTTACTTAATTGACGGCCCCATGCTTAAGCCCGAGTTCAAATCCTTCGTGGGCATGAACACTATTCCCATTTCACACGGTCTCACATTAGCCGAATATGCCAAGATGATTAACGGCGAAAAGTGGCTTAAAAACGGCGTACAGGCCGAGGTAAAATCCATATTGGTAAAGAATTATGACCGCAAGAAGTTCTATTCTTTACCTATCAAGCCTTCGCCCAACCTACCCATCGACCAAAGCATAAAACTGTACCCATTCCTGTGTCTGTTTGAAGGAACGACCGTGAGCCAGGGCCGCGGCACGCAGATGCCGTTCCAGGTGATTGGTGCGCCGTATTACCCAGACAAATCGTTTTCGTTCACGCCCGTTCCTATTCCCGGCATGTCCATGGAGCCGCCGTACAAAAACCAGATTTGCTATGGCAAAGACCTCCGGAATCTGGACCTGAAGGAGCCTTTCACACTGAGCTACTTGCTGGATTTTTACCAGGCCTCGGGCCAGAAAGAGAAATTCTTCAACAACTTCTTCAAAAGCCTGGCCGGCACCGATGAACTGCAGAAACAAATCATGGCCGGCATGACCGAAAAACAAATCAGGGATTCCTGGAAACCAGGCCTTGACGCTTACAAGAAGATGCGCAAACAATATCTGCTTTACCCAGATACCAACTAA
- a CDS encoding C25 family cysteine peptidase, translating into MKQRSRFVTTVLSFFFLFLFLGMGQVSAQLQVFGNEWINYSQKYYKIKVPATGMYRLDRAYLQAAGISDVDPRNLQMFRRGKEISIHVAGESDGSFDAADYIEFYGEKNDGALDRELFKNPTADHINPYYSLYTDTAAYFLTWSATPGNRMEAYNQDPAGLTPSPWHWQEVMFFDNSQYTRGKRYGENYMSWMDAGEGYAGGSTAGFTFSLPGMISNPASTGPAPRVEIAMMGSNDNTHTVDIFVRTPADAERLIGTFDLEGYASDKKILPLEYTDFAADGRLRIRIAARNTASRVRTLYFKSIFAQRNTMAVAGLPFIQQEPSATPAYYVFEGASATAAVGYDISIPDQVKRVAGMVSGAQKGFVFPANFSKAVLWTSAHLIPEPANEVKFRSMVGNKSDYLIITHESLMKPGGGSQNPVRDYAAYRASTIGGGYDTLVIDVDQIYNQFFYGDKSSAALRRYMKFMMANGNPKYLFLLGKGLEADNVASRKNPSSLLVRDLVPTGGTPGSDVFFTSDWELGQYTPKVATGRIPANTPAEVMGYLNKVKVHEALPENLDWRKNILHLIGSTGAEQNTLLSYMRSYERIAESRWLGANVNSIIRNSSGGLENLNIAGELNAGLSLITFFGHSSGTVSDLDIGRVSDVVNGYNNTSKYPMLLMNGCNAGNIFTTGRTFGEDWLLTENKGAIAFLAHDNYGYPSLLNVFSSNFYTTAFGDQEYLSKPLGLQHQRTIELTEQKIGGANATAMNMQMVLQADPAIVVFGPEKADYTIPNGGVALESADGSKITANSEKFKVNIDIRNLGRVNETPFTVSISRKLENGTTITYDPVEFEPIYYRDTISIELEAKTTEGVGVNRFEVKVDGVDAIDEIDETNNTMTLEYFFSRSGVLAIGPQEFSIVKDNKVKLVGHSTDLLIGRRGYYFEIDTVHTFDSQWKKSTVVQADFMPAWEVTLPANTTQNDSVVYYWRFRYETLTPGEELVWASSSFRYMPGSTTGWSQKGIGQLQKAEKQRLEENTQKRTFEFTPTFRIFEVKGVGGGQPFGYPPYGIFLDNFKTIEADCNTNRPNMMAVVLNDKTLQPLDAPSAYASICGTPPKFVYHFNDLRQAANLTKLQQFLESVPAGYHIAMVGMSNVPYSTMSPGLKAAFNSIGSSLIDKLATGEPFAIIGRKGAAPGSVLEIGPSAEDPSPANMQTIRIEREVRSRAGQGTLVSNLIGPATKWNSLQHQVALLNQDDAYQLDVIGVSANNEEVDLFTDVKSSDLNLSSVNAATYPYLKLRLVLKDEAERTAPILKQWTILYDGAPEGVMRPDLVGLAKYSPEAISAQVNNGELDLQFAFSNVSGVDFTEELTVETILFQENGTRTEKIFKVRALEKDGTVFFNHKISTLQLQGNNRLRVTVNPRSLTDPAYKPLLEQNYLNNTMEIPFTVGTFTGLPPVIDVVFDGTRIIDGEIVSPRPMISMVLKDNMKKMPITDPSAMKVFLKKQGGEFSEINLTNNSAITFFPGNATTDFRVEYQPQLEDGIYTLEVQGTDAFGQKAGSENYSINFEVVNESAISNFYPYPNPFSSKTRFVFTLTGQTVPEKMKIQIMTLTGKVIREIQREELGAIKIGNNVSEFAWDGTDEFGDKLANGVYLYRVVMGNEQGEMKQRATAGDKAFKNGYGKIYILR; encoded by the coding sequence ATGAAACAACGTTCACGCTTCGTTACAACTGTACTTTCTTTTTTCTTTCTCTTCCTTTTTCTGGGAATGGGGCAGGTCTCTGCCCAACTTCAGGTCTTTGGGAACGAGTGGATTAATTACAGTCAGAAATATTACAAAATCAAAGTGCCTGCCACGGGCATGTATCGGTTAGACCGCGCTTATCTGCAGGCCGCAGGAATTTCTGACGTTGACCCCAGAAACCTGCAGATGTTCCGCCGAGGCAAGGAAATCTCCATTCATGTAGCTGGTGAGTCTGACGGTTCTTTTGACGCTGCAGATTACATTGAATTCTATGGGGAGAAAAATGACGGGGCCCTGGACCGGGAACTGTTCAAAAATCCCACCGCTGACCACATCAATCCTTATTATAGCTTATACACAGACACCGCTGCCTATTTCCTAACCTGGTCTGCTACCCCAGGCAACCGAATGGAGGCCTATAACCAAGATCCTGCTGGCTTAACGCCATCACCTTGGCATTGGCAGGAAGTTATGTTTTTTGACAATAGTCAATACACCAGAGGGAAACGATACGGTGAGAACTATATGTCCTGGATGGATGCCGGTGAAGGTTATGCAGGTGGTTCTACTGCAGGGTTTACCTTTAGCTTGCCTGGTATGATTTCCAACCCAGCTTCAACTGGACCTGCGCCAAGGGTTGAAATTGCTATGATGGGCTCCAATGACAATACGCATACGGTTGATATCTTTGTGCGGACCCCGGCAGACGCTGAGCGTTTGATAGGGACCTTTGATTTGGAAGGATATGCCTCTGATAAGAAAATCCTGCCCTTAGAATATACAGATTTTGCAGCAGACGGAAGACTGAGAATTAGAATTGCCGCCCGGAACACAGCATCACGGGTGCGCACCCTGTATTTCAAATCTATCTTCGCACAGCGCAACACCATGGCCGTTGCCGGCCTGCCTTTTATTCAACAGGAACCCAGTGCTACGCCTGCCTATTATGTGTTTGAGGGGGCCTCTGCTACTGCTGCGGTTGGCTATGACATAAGTATTCCGGATCAAGTTAAAAGAGTTGCAGGTATGGTGTCAGGGGCACAGAAAGGGTTCGTGTTTCCGGCTAATTTCTCTAAAGCAGTCCTTTGGACGTCTGCCCACCTGATTCCTGAACCTGCCAATGAAGTTAAGTTCAGGTCTATGGTGGGTAACAAGTCTGACTACCTTATAATTACACATGAATCACTAATGAAACCAGGAGGTGGCTCACAAAACCCAGTGCGTGATTATGCTGCTTATAGGGCTTCTACTATAGGAGGTGGTTATGATACACTGGTGATAGATGTAGACCAGATTTACAACCAGTTTTTCTATGGTGATAAATCCTCTGCCGCTTTGCGCCGCTACATGAAATTCATGATGGCGAATGGTAATCCTAAATATTTGTTTTTATTGGGGAAAGGTTTAGAGGCTGACAACGTCGCAAGTAGAAAGAATCCATCATCTCTGCTTGTTAGGGATTTGGTGCCAACAGGCGGTACGCCAGGGTCAGATGTTTTCTTTACCTCAGATTGGGAACTGGGTCAATACACGCCTAAGGTGGCCACTGGAAGGATTCCGGCCAATACGCCGGCAGAGGTTATGGGTTATCTGAATAAAGTGAAAGTGCATGAGGCCTTGCCAGAAAATTTAGATTGGCGTAAAAATATATTGCACCTCATTGGTAGCACCGGGGCAGAGCAGAACACGCTTTTGTCTTACATGCGCAGCTATGAGCGCATTGCCGAAAGCCGTTGGCTTGGAGCCAATGTCAATTCCATTATCAGAAATTCATCTGGCGGTCTGGAGAACCTGAACATTGCCGGTGAGTTAAATGCAGGCCTTTCTCTAATCACGTTTTTTGGGCATAGCTCAGGTACCGTCTCTGACTTAGATATTGGGCGGGTGTCTGATGTAGTAAACGGCTACAACAACACCAGCAAATACCCCATGCTGTTGATGAACGGCTGTAACGCCGGTAACATTTTCACCACAGGCCGTACCTTTGGCGAAGACTGGTTACTCACCGAGAACAAGGGGGCCATTGCCTTTTTGGCGCATGACAACTATGGCTACCCATCGTTGTTGAACGTGTTCTCGTCTAACTTTTACACTACCGCCTTCGGGGACCAGGAATATTTGTCTAAACCTCTGGGGTTACAGCACCAAAGAACCATTGAACTCACGGAACAAAAGATTGGCGGGGCCAACGCCACGGCCATGAACATGCAAATGGTGCTGCAAGCCGACCCTGCCATTGTGGTATTCGGGCCGGAGAAAGCAGACTATACCATTCCAAATGGGGGAGTGGCTTTGGAATCTGCTGACGGTTCAAAAATCACTGCCAACTCAGAAAAGTTCAAGGTTAACATTGACATCAGAAATCTGGGCCGCGTGAATGAAACACCATTTACCGTTTCCATTTCCCGTAAACTGGAAAATGGTACCACCATTACTTATGATCCGGTTGAGTTTGAGCCTATCTATTACAGAGACACTATCTCCATTGAACTGGAGGCGAAAACCACCGAAGGGGTAGGCGTGAACCGTTTTGAAGTGAAAGTTGACGGCGTAGATGCCATTGATGAAATTGACGAAACCAACAATACCATGACCCTGGAGTATTTCTTCTCCAGAAGTGGCGTATTGGCCATTGGTCCCCAGGAGTTTTCCATTGTCAAAGACAATAAGGTGAAATTGGTAGGCCACTCCACTGATTTGCTCATTGGCAGAAGGGGCTATTATTTTGAGATAGACACTGTGCACACTTTTGACAGCCAGTGGAAGAAATCTACCGTGGTGCAGGCTGATTTTATGCCTGCCTGGGAAGTAACGCTCCCGGCCAATACCACGCAGAATGACAGTGTGGTGTATTACTGGCGGTTTCGCTATGAAACCCTAACTCCGGGAGAGGAATTAGTATGGGCCAGCAGTTCTTTCAGATATATGCCGGGTAGCACTACCGGGTGGTCTCAGAAAGGCATAGGACAATTGCAAAAAGCAGAAAAGCAACGCCTAGAGGAAAATACCCAGAAACGCACGTTTGAATTCACACCCACCTTCCGGATTTTTGAAGTCAAAGGCGTAGGCGGCGGCCAACCGTTTGGATATCCGCCATACGGTATTTTCCTGGACAACTTCAAAACCATTGAGGCAGATTGTAACACCAACCGGCCTAACATGATGGCGGTAGTGTTGAATGACAAGACGCTCCAGCCTTTAGACGCACCTTCTGCGTATGCCTCTATTTGCGGAACGCCACCTAAGTTTGTGTACCACTTCAATGATTTGCGGCAGGCGGCTAATTTAACCAAACTGCAGCAGTTCCTGGAATCTGTACCAGCCGGCTACCACATTGCCATGGTGGGCATGAGCAATGTGCCATATTCTACCATGTCACCGGGGTTAAAGGCTGCGTTCAATTCCATTGGATCTTCATTGATTGATAAATTAGCCACTGGCGAACCGTTTGCCATCATTGGTAGAAAAGGGGCGGCACCAGGCTCTGTTCTGGAGATTGGGCCATCGGCTGAAGATCCGTCGCCGGCTAACATGCAAACAATCAGGATTGAAAGGGAAGTGAGGTCTCGCGCGGGACAAGGAACACTGGTATCTAACCTGATTGGCCCCGCCACCAAATGGAACTCTTTGCAGCACCAGGTGGCCTTGTTAAACCAGGATGATGCGTACCAACTGGATGTGATTGGGGTAAGCGCCAATAATGAGGAAGTAGACCTGTTCACAGATGTAAAGTCATCTGACCTCAATCTTTCCAGCGTGAACGCCGCCACTTATCCTTATCTGAAACTAAGACTTGTTTTAAAGGACGAGGCAGAGCGCACGGCGCCTATCTTAAAACAATGGACCATTTTGTATGACGGCGCGCCCGAAGGAGTTATGCGTCCCGATTTGGTTGGTCTGGCCAAATACAGTCCTGAGGCTATTTCGGCACAGGTGAACAACGGCGAATTGGATTTGCAGTTTGCGTTCTCCAATGTGAGCGGCGTTGATTTTACGGAGGAGTTGACCGTGGAAACCATTTTGTTCCAGGAAAACGGCACCCGCACCGAGAAGATTTTTAAAGTACGGGCGCTGGAGAAAGACGGGACCGTGTTCTTCAACCATAAAATCTCCACATTACAGCTACAGGGCAACAACCGCCTGAGGGTGACAGTTAACCCCCGCAGCTTGACTGACCCCGCCTATAAGCCTTTGTTGGAGCAGAATTACCTGAACAACACCATGGAGATTCCGTTCACGGTGGGCACCTTCACGGGGCTGCCCCCGGTTATTGACGTGGTGTTTGACGGAACCAGAATCATTGACGGGGAGATTGTGTCGCCAAGGCCCATGATCAGCATGGTGTTGAAAGACAACATGAAGAAAATGCCCATCACGGACCCGTCTGCCATGAAGGTGTTCCTGAAGAAACAAGGCGGTGAGTTTTCCGAAATTAACTTAACGAACAACTCCGCCATCACCTTCTTCCCGGGCAACGCTACCACTGATTTCAGGGTGGAGTACCAACCGCAGCTAGAGGATGGCATTTATACGCTGGAAGTACAGGGCACCGATGCCTTCGGGCAGAAGGCGGGTTCAGAGAACTACAGCATTAATTTTGAGGTGGTGAACGAGTCAGCCATCTCCAACTTCTATCCGTACCCCAACCCGTTCTCGTCTAAAACCAGGTTTGTGTTTACGCTCACCGGGCAGACGGTGCCGGAGAAAATGAAAATCCAGATCATGACCCTTACCGGTAAAGTGATCAGGGAGATTCAGCGGGAGGAGTTGGGTGCCATCAAGATAGGAAACAACGTCTCTGAGTTCGCCTGGGACGGTACCGATGAATTTGGCGATAAACTGGCCAACGGCGTCTACCTGTACCGCGTGGTGATGGGCAACGAGCAAGGTGAGATGAAACAACGCGCCACCGCCGGGGACAAAGCCTTTAAGAATGGCTACGGCAAAATTTATATTCTGAGATAA
- a CDS encoding FtsX-like permease family protein, producing the protein MNLSRYIASRLAGARSDSFTASVTKIAKFSVGLGIAIMIVSFAILEGFRHEIQAKIFSFGGHLQISKFDTNNSFEGYPMGTTTGLNDYEKIPGVSHIQPFARKTAIIKTEDEVLGVVLKGVDSTYDFRGMKANLISGSTIQFTDTAASNELMMSQIMADKLRLKVGDKVLFYFIQNPPRMRRFEVKGIFKTGLEEFDNVYVLGDLQQIRDLNQWPDSLVGGYEILLNDFTQIDTVANQVFDHMNYDLQLEKITDTYAQLFDWLELLKRNVIIFLVLIIFVATFNMVSTLFIMILERTNMIGALKAMGATNRQIRNIFLHRGLRLTIWGIIGGNLLALAFCGAQDYFHLIPLDPENYYMDTVPIYWSWRIWLGINVITFFLTMLSVMLPTLMISRISPVKAIKFD; encoded by the coding sequence GTGAATCTTTCCCGCTACATTGCCAGCCGTTTGGCGGGCGCCCGTTCAGATTCTTTTACCGCCTCGGTCACAAAAATAGCAAAGTTCAGCGTAGGTCTGGGCATTGCCATCATGATTGTGTCATTTGCTATCTTAGAAGGCTTTCGGCACGAGATACAGGCCAAGATTTTCAGCTTCGGGGGGCACCTGCAAATCAGCAAATTTGACACCAACAACTCGTTTGAAGGCTACCCCATGGGCACCACCACCGGCCTCAACGACTATGAAAAGATTCCGGGCGTGTCACACATCCAACCCTTCGCGCGCAAGACGGCCATTATTAAAACCGAAGACGAAGTGCTGGGCGTAGTCTTGAAAGGCGTTGATTCTACCTATGATTTCCGGGGAATGAAAGCCAACCTGATTTCCGGCTCCACCATTCAATTTACAGATACCGCGGCTTCTAACGAGCTAATGATGAGCCAGATTATGGCCGATAAACTCCGTCTGAAAGTGGGCGACAAAGTGCTGTTCTATTTTATCCAAAACCCGCCGCGCATGCGCCGGTTTGAGGTGAAAGGCATTTTCAAGACCGGTCTGGAGGAGTTTGACAACGTGTACGTGCTGGGTGATCTGCAGCAGATCAGGGATTTGAACCAGTGGCCAGATTCATTGGTAGGCGGTTACGAGATTTTGTTGAACGACTTCACGCAGATTGACACCGTGGCCAACCAGGTCTTCGACCACATGAACTATGACCTGCAACTGGAGAAAATAACCGACACTTACGCGCAACTTTTTGACTGGCTGGAACTGCTCAAGCGCAACGTGATTATTTTTCTGGTGCTGATCATTTTTGTGGCCACGTTCAACATGGTTTCCACGCTGTTCATCATGATTCTGGAACGCACCAACATGATTGGCGCTCTTAAAGCCATGGGCGCCACCAACCGGCAAATCCGGAACATCTTCCTACATCGTGGTTTGAGACTTACCATTTGGGGAATTATTGGTGGTAATCTGCTGGCTTTGGCCTTCTGCGGTGCGCAAGACTATTTCCATCTTATTCCGCTTGACCCTGAAAACTACTACATGGACACCGTTCCTATTTACTGGAGTTGGCGCATCTGGCTGGGCATCAACGTAATTACTTTCTTTTTGACCATGCTGTCTGTAATGCTGCCTACCTTAATGATTTCCAGAATCAGTCCGGTTAAAGCCATCAAATTCGATTAA
- the fmt gene encoding methionyl-tRNA formyltransferase, translating into MQKQDLRLIFMGTPDFAVPALQALLTHGYNVVAVITAPDKPAGRGLKLLHSPVKEVALQHSIPVLQPTNLKDQAFQEELRSFNATLQVIVAFRMLPEAVWNMPPMGSLNIHGSLLPHYRGAAPINWALINGDKETGVTSFFLRHEIDTGDIILQKKVAIAPEDNFGTLYEKLKHAGAELLVETIDAVVDERTQPYPQPQAKEPLRMAPKIFKETCRIDLTKSAIDVHNFVRGLSPYPAAWLELEGKTFKIFKGSVVPAHSLKIPGTYDTDNKTYLHLQCGEDSAYTVEELQMEGKKRMSLQDFLRGFTFTHAV; encoded by the coding sequence ATGCAGAAACAAGACCTGCGCCTGATTTTCATGGGTACGCCTGACTTTGCCGTGCCTGCCCTGCAAGCCTTACTAACCCACGGTTACAACGTAGTGGCCGTCATAACCGCACCAGACAAACCCGCAGGACGCGGCCTGAAGCTGCTACACTCGCCGGTGAAGGAAGTGGCGTTGCAGCACAGTATTCCGGTATTGCAGCCTACCAACTTGAAAGACCAGGCGTTTCAGGAAGAGCTCAGGAGTTTCAACGCCACCTTGCAGGTGATTGTGGCCTTCAGAATGCTGCCCGAAGCCGTCTGGAACATGCCGCCTATGGGTTCCTTGAACATTCACGGTTCGTTACTCCCCCATTACCGCGGCGCGGCGCCCATCAATTGGGCCTTAATCAACGGAGACAAGGAAACCGGCGTTACTTCGTTTTTCCTTCGGCACGAAATTGACACCGGCGACATCATCCTGCAGAAAAAAGTGGCCATTGCCCCGGAAGACAACTTCGGGACGCTCTACGAGAAACTGAAGCACGCCGGTGCAGAACTGTTGGTGGAAACTATTGATGCCGTGGTGGATGAACGCACGCAACCCTACCCGCAACCGCAGGCCAAGGAGCCGCTGCGCATGGCGCCTAAAATTTTCAAGGAAACCTGCCGGATAGATTTAACTAAGTCAGCCATTGACGTGCATAATTTTGTACGAGGTTTGTCGCCGTACCCGGCGGCCTGGCTGGAGTTGGAAGGGAAGACGTTCAAGATTTTCAAGGGAAGTGTGGTACCTGCGCATTCTCTGAAAATTCCCGGCACCTATGACACCGACAACAAAACGTATCTGCATTTGCAATGCGGCGAAGACTCAGCCTATACGGTGGAGGAACTACAGATGGAAGGTAAAAAGCGCATGAGTCTTCAGGATTTTCTCAGGGGTTTCACCTTCACGCACGCTGTATGA
- a CDS encoding mechanosensitive ion channel family protein: protein MFDLDHLLPTIQQFALVYGIKFLIALFILIIGLWLINRLTEAAYNLMKRRNMDPSLRPFLKNVLKVVLMILLMIVVIGQVGLEVTSFIALLGSAGLAIGLALQGSLANFAGGVLLLTIKPFKVGDFIETLGQKGNVVLINIFNTVIRTSDNKNIYIPNGPLASAVIINYDSQETRRVELAFTIGYGNNLATVRELLRQLALQEPNVLQEPAPTAGITSLNDKSVTLYLRAWSKRQEAGSVGEALTEKVKIAFEQQQIQLPG from the coding sequence ATGTTTGATTTGGACCACCTCCTCCCTACTATTCAACAGTTTGCGCTGGTGTACGGCATAAAATTTCTGATTGCCCTCTTTATCCTGATCATTGGGCTTTGGCTTATTAACCGATTGACGGAAGCCGCCTATAACCTCATGAAGCGTCGGAACATGGACCCCTCGCTGCGGCCGTTCCTGAAGAATGTGCTCAAGGTGGTGCTCATGATTTTGCTCATGATTGTGGTGATTGGGCAGGTGGGGCTGGAAGTGACCTCTTTTATTGCCTTGCTGGGCTCCGCCGGTTTGGCTATTGGTTTGGCGTTGCAAGGCAGTTTGGCCAATTTTGCCGGAGGCGTACTGCTGCTCACTATCAAACCGTTCAAAGTGGGCGATTTTATTGAGACGCTCGGTCAGAAAGGCAATGTGGTGCTTATCAATATCTTTAACACCGTCATTAGAACCTCAGACAACAAGAATATCTATATTCCCAACGGTCCGCTGGCTTCGGCGGTAATCATCAATTATGACTCACAGGAGACGCGCCGCGTGGAACTGGCCTTTACCATTGGCTACGGCAACAACCTGGCCACCGTGCGCGAATTGCTTCGCCAACTGGCTTTGCAGGAACCCAACGTGCTGCAGGAACCGGCTCCCACGGCCGGCATCACTTCCTTAAACGATAAATCTGTGACCTTGTACCTGCGCGCATGGAGCAAGCGACAAGAGGCGGGCTCTGTGGGCGAGGCGTTAACCGAGAAAGTAAAGATTGCCTTTGAGCAGCAGCAGATACAGCTCCCCGGCTAG
- a CDS encoding dihydrofolate reductase, producing MIGLVVAISENRVIGKDNQLIWHLPEDLKHFKRLTLGHPMVMGRKTFEAIGKPLPGRTSIIVTRQADYVAPESCLVATSVEEALQKALALDETVMVVGGGDIYQQALPFAEVVYLTLVHESFEGDVYFPELEPDVWEITEQAEHEADDRHAYPYSFFTFRRKAGFSQN from the coding sequence ATGATTGGGTTAGTCGTCGCTATTTCTGAGAACCGCGTGATTGGGAAAGACAACCAGCTTATCTGGCATCTCCCCGAAGACCTCAAGCATTTCAAACGCCTCACTTTGGGCCATCCCATGGTCATGGGCCGAAAAACGTTTGAAGCCATCGGCAAACCCCTACCGGGCCGCACGTCCATCATTGTCACGCGCCAAGCAGATTACGTTGCCCCAGAAAGCTGTTTGGTGGCCACTAGCGTGGAAGAGGCCCTGCAGAAAGCGTTGGCGCTTGATGAAACCGTGATGGTAGTGGGCGGCGGCGACATTTACCAACAAGCCCTGCCCTTCGCTGAAGTGGTCTATCTGACCTTGGTGCATGAATCCTTTGAGGGTGATGTCTACTTCCCGGAACTGGAACCCGACGTCTGGGAAATCACGGAACAGGCAGAGCACGAGGCTGATGATCGACACGCCTATCCCTACTCGTTTTTCACGTTTAGAAGGAAAGCAGGTTTCAGCCAGAATTAA